The following is a genomic window from Colletotrichum lupini chromosome 5, complete sequence.
ttacggaagaagggatataagatttagagctataatattacctaggcttatacttaatcggccacagggcttataaggaaaatcctagcttatttaccgaaagaaatagttaataagtacttagaaagcacgattattaaagtacttaagctactatataggctcgcaaaattaggtacttattagtaagctacttattacgatttttatattaattaactattaatagttacttttacgtacgacccgtacttattagttacggagtacgaaggcgattaatttaggactattagaatatagactaacgatatattaggcctatttaatattaattttataaaaaaggaagataaggagctttagaaagcgggcttcgtaataaagctaaaagaggtttttataataaataaccccctagtatttaatagcgggatttttataattaaaaaggaaactattattttttaataaaaggggtagggcgagaagattaactttattaatctaaatataactaacgttaagaagcggtataaagctaagctcgcgcgaggggtatatattataaatatttattaacctaaagtaatttttaattatactaaggtagcgtaggctatagatttaacgaaataaaacgtcgaggtatttaataagtaacttaagtagtaatagataaatcttaatcgaggtcttatttattacttaatcgactttataactaataagctctatgtttttattaataagttatttataaataataacgaccttatttcgtaattagagtatattattattttagctaacgagagtataggtaagagcgaatttattatatatagtaatataatttattactcgttaactaaaagtaaataggtaacgagaagtgtATTAGTAtcagaggtttataatataattaacggcgttaacctctcttatataattttaataacgctaaggaagattactaattaaattagctttttacctattttaacggttatttataccgattcttactcattatacgaatactttattaaattaggaacgacgaaggaaaagaggcttataattaatattatagcccttaggtaatcgtacgaaaggcgtaaaatacttaagatccgttagattaataataaaaataacctcgtagatacttttataaaagtagtattaaataagggattagagtaattcgtaagtagtagaaaagttattatataaatagagggataggttatataaaaagagtaaaaaaaaaggggaaaaggagacgacttagtaaacgggcccgaggttaaattatacctctaactatagtagttaaattaataaaaaaaagagaaagttagtattaaattaaaaatttaattcgaccgcggcgtacggccgactacgtaggggctaattaggggccctatttacgattattataactagcctaacttatagttagaacctccttcttatacttacgtagatatttatatagtttaattaatctcttcgttaactacggttcgaactaactaccctgtaatagggatactaacaataGTCATCGACATTCTAACACTGAAAGTCTTTAGCCTACGGATATATCAGACACGCTTTATCAATCAGGCCCCCTTGTTCTGTAGAAAAGTTTACAACCTGAGACAACCTATTAAGTCGACAAAAATAAACCATGACTGCGGCTACCCTGAAGAACATTGCCGTTATTGGAGTAAGCCACACTCAACCTACTCTTTACAGATTGCATGAGCCACGCATCGTGGATCCCTCGTTTCCCCTTTGCCCCTACACTACGGATACACTACCCTTACACTACTAAACGTTTACGGTTACTCCGTACCCCTAATAAAGCCTAACATAGGCAGCCCGATCAAACTGCACTGCACTGACCACTGTACCACCCATCCCATACTTACTACCCGACGTTAGGGCACCGGCGACCTCGGGCATGTCATAGTCGACCAACTCGCTGCCGCCGGCATCTTTAACCTTGTCGTCATCACCCGGGGTTCCAACGCCAAGACCTTCCCCCCGGGAGTAAAGACTGTCGCAGCCGACTATGAATCATTGGACGACTTGACCGTTGCTTTCCGTGGGTTTGACGCCGTCGTCTGCGTCGTTCCAGGCCACCTCGAAGCCCTCCTCTTGCGCATCCTTGAGGCTGCCATCGCCGCCGAGGTAAAGCGCTTCATTCCCTCGGAGTTCGGCTCCGACCATCGGAATCCGAGTGCGCGATCCGTACCCCTCTCAGCTTCCAAGATTCGAGTCGACGAGGCGCTCCAGAAGGCGGCTGAGGCAGGGCGAATTGAGTATACCAGCATCCTCGGCGGGCCCTGGATCGAATGGATCATGACTTGCGACACCGGCATGTGCCTCCCCAAACGCAAATTCTACATCCACGAGGACGGCAACGTCCGATTTGGGCTGAGCACGCGCAAGGCGTTTGGCAACGCGGTTGTGGGTGTGCTCAAACGACCCGACGCGACCAGGAACCAGATCTTGACGATCGAGGTGATCAACCTGACGCAGAACCGGATCATGGAGCTAGTCAAGGAAGCTCTGCCCGATATAGACATTGAAGTCATCAACGTCAGCACGAAGGAGCGCTACGAGCGGGGCGTGCAGAAGCTCCTCTCTGGGGTTTTTGACGCGTCCGTCATCGAAGATATCGTCTTGCGATTCGTCTATGACCCAGAGCTCCAGCTCACTTTTGACACAAATGCCACCAACGAACTGCTCGGGGTCCAGAGGATGACCGAGGCGGAATTCAAGGAGCTTGTCAAGACCTTGGCATAAGATGGCTCAGAGATTGACGCTTCCGCGCGCGAGCTCCTACACATAAAATCCGACGGGATTCAGTGCCGGTGCCTTGCCACGCGAGTAAGCTCCTCATTAAGCTAGCTGTCATTGGCTAAATGTCATAGTAGACTCTAGAGGCTAGGGTCGCAATCTGACCAAGCAGACTAGGCGAATACCACTACACCTGAACAGTGCAAGTTAACCTGAAGAACTATCAGCCCAGTGTCTACCCATCTTTTTATCCCATTGTCAAAAAGCATAGCGGAAGCGCTAACCTCTTTTGGTAATCTATGCGTCTTTAGGCCCAAGTCTCTAGGGCCTTTGCCGTAGAGGCCTTGGGTTTGGCTTGGTTTGTTAGAGTTGGCCGTGAGCACCGACCTCCGATGGATTTTTGGGTTTTCTCCTTTGTCAcccttttttccctcttttctcTTTACGCTTCGCCGGTAAGTGGGTGGAAGGTTCCCGAGCGACCCGCACGACAGACTTGACACAGGGCGGTCAGATGAAGCTTAAATCAAAGACAGCCGCAGCGCCAACACCCTCCAAGTGCCGGCCGGATGGTACTATGACCGGACTTGGTGAACCGTGGCGCCGTACGCCGTCCAGTCAGCCTTACACATCAACCACAAACAGACTAATTAACGCCATGACACGCAACGGGAATAAGGGATGGATGGCCAAACATCTTCTTTTTTCGATCTATTCTCATACGTTGCCTCTGCCCGTCCACCTCGGGTGGACGGGCAGGCAAAGCATCGGACGTAGAGCCAGTCTAAAGCGTCCGTTGGCGAGATAAATGTAGCCTGAAACTGTAACGGGCATGTAAGCTGAAAAGCTATGTCGTTTGTATCGGCGCGTAAGACCCAACTCGTCTGAAACCAAAAAAGAGTCCCACGGACGGCGCAACGTGTAGTCGTCGGTAAATACGTGGTCTCATTGGTCAGTACCAAGATCTAGTAATGTACAATAAGCCTCCCCCCTTTTGCCCAAATGCTATATACATctataagtatactattCTTTTCTTCAACAAGAACTCGGAACTTTGTGCGCTCTGTGCATACTACCCGCGTTCAGCACAGCTGCCTTAGTAAGTGTAGCGGAACGACTTGTTCTCCTTGTCAGTCATTGACTGCCAGTTCTCGGGGGCCATGTAGGCGTCCTCGGACTGCTTGATGGCACCGCGGCGCTTGTTCTCGTAGCGGTAGTAGGCGTACAGCGCCAGGGTGACGACGGCGCAGCCGGCCTGGGTGCCCATGACGGCGATCTTGGCCGGGCGGTACTCGGGCGCGTCCTTGGCCTGGAAGGTCTGGGGTCCGATGATGTTGCCGAGCGAGAAGGAGCCGGAGACGATGGCGGCAGCAAAGGCACGCTTGGTGGCACCTCCAAAGTTGGCGGCAGTCCACTGCATGTTATGTCAGTCTAATGTCCACAGAGCTACCATGTAGTCTACGGTCTTTTGAGACGCAAACATCTCGCGACTCGGAGGTGTACTTACGGCGTAGAAGACGGTCAAGGGGGCAACGACGGCGTTGACGAGGTAGATGCCGGCCAAGCAACCAGAGCGGTTGCTAACGGGAAGGAAAGACATCAGAGCGCCACCAATGATGCTGAGCAGGGTTAGTATTTTGCTTTTTCTTCGGACGCTAGATTCACTATTGACTCACGCTGGGATGATGCAGGCGACGATCCAAGCCCACCGGTTGGACGTGTGACGAATTCCGTATCCGACGAGAAGAGTGAAGAAGATGCTCACAACACCGGAAGGCATGTTCATCAGAGCGGCGTGCTTGGAGTCGTAGCCGAGGTTGCGGATGAGAGTGGCAGAGTAGGTCGTGACAACACCGCTGGAAACGGACAGCTGCGTAAAAGGGGTCAGCGGGTTTCGAACTACACATCTTCTGGAGCTACACGGGACATAACGCACGAGAACGACGGCGACGACCATGAGGTACATCTGGGGGTCCATGAGAGCCTCGAGGATCTGCTTGGGGCGGAACTTGCGGCTCTCGATACCGGTCTGGTTGACGCTGACGTGCTTCAGCAGGGCAACCTTCTCGGTGTCGCTCAGCCAGCGGGCCTGCATGGGCGTGTCCGGGACGAAGAGGACGGTGCAGATGCCGATGGTGACGGTCAGGCAGCCGAGGACGACAAACATGATGCGCCAGCCGGCGAGGCCCGCGCCGGGAGCGATGTGCTGGAAGCTGTAGGAGATGGCGCCGCCGAGGATCTGGCCGAGGCCGAGACCCAGGTACCAGAAGGAGAAGCGCGGGGCCTGCTCGGACTTGGTGTACCACTGGGCGCTGATGAGCATCAGGGAGGGGCCGATGGTGGCCTCGAAGATACCCAGGAAGACACGGGAGACGAGTAGTGACTGGTAGTTGTGGGCGGCGGCACCGCAGGCGGTCGCGGTGCCCCAGAGGATGACGTTGAGGCCCAACCACTTGGCCGCGGGGACCATCTGGAGGAAGTAGACTGTTGAAGGAGGTTGTGTCAGTCTCAATGTCTCTTATTTTCCTTTTGAAAACTGCTCATGATCCGAGTCTTGATGATTCGTGTCTCTCCAACGTTCGAGTTCCTCCATCGCCCTCCAAGCGTCTCCAGAGTTTCCACATCGTTCGAGTCTCTCTTTTCTTGCTTTTCTTCCGGTGATATGGGGAATAAGATGGGGTAAGGCTTACTGTTGGGAACCTCAAAGCAAAGAAGACCGACAAAGAGGAAGGTTGCAATGTTGGAGAACTCGTTGCCGACGAGCTTCAGGTCCTTGCTCAAGCCCATGACGGCGGCGTACTACATTATCAGATATCACATTAGCATTGGGTCGCGTGGTGACCTTGTGAGAGACAAAGCCAGGTCACAAAAGCAAGTACGCCGCTCAAACATGAGCTGGATGAGAGAGAGGTTGTAGTGGGAAGAGAGATCTTGGAAGACCACGTGGAAGGACTCACGTTGAGAATGACCTTGTCCAGGAACTGCATGGTGTAGCAGAGAAACATGAGGGGGACAAGGCGCCAGTCGATCTTGCGTCTGAGCGCCTTCATGTCCACGGAGCTTGTGTCGGTGCCGGCATCGCGATGGTCGTTGAGGAACTTCCACGCGGCGTCGATGTTGCCCGTATCAGCGCGAGAGTCGGACGAGGCGGCCGAGCTCTCAAAGTCCTGAGGGTTCTTCTCGTCCACGGACATGTTTGCTTTGTATATATGTCTTGTCTTGCTTTAGGCGCCGGTAGGTGTAAGACGGTAGGATAGAATAAGCAAAACAATGGGAAGAGATGTGACCCTTTCTCGATTACTACCTTAGCACTCAGTAGCGGGAAGGAGATGCCAAAAGCAAAGTTGGCCCGTCGTCTGGTGATCGACGTCGAGGCGCGCACAGGCTTCCGCTGCGGGACTGAAGGCTAAAGAGGGTTGGATTGGGGGATAGTCGAGATTTTTGATCTGATATCCGCGCAGGTGTCAGAttgaaaagaaaaaggtaaaataagtaaaacggGATGAAGAGGAGGGGAAAGTCGTAATGAAAAGGAGGAAAAGCAACGAGTGACAATAGTTGATGCGACTGATTAGTAGTTCGTCCAGTAAAAGGGACCCCGCCAGGAGATGTGTACAAGAATGGTATCAGAACCACCACCACACAGTCCACAGGTTACAACACTTGAACAAGAATATCTTGTTGGAACTTGGATGATGAGGAACAGCTGCaggagaggaggagggcTAGACAAGACGAGCAACGTGCTACCTGCGTGCTGCAGGTCTCACCTAAGTACATCTCACCCCATGTCGATGCAGGTATTGTCACTTTTCCCTCCCAAAATCGACCACACCAACAGCTTAGCGTACCGTACGGCGCAGCTCCCCGATCCCCGCCTGCAGTATGCAAGGTTTGCGTAGTTGGAGCAGGGGACCGGGGGGACCCTAACTCACGAGAAGGAAGACTGGGGCCCGATCCCCGGTGGCCGATGCATGCAACCTGGACCTCCAGTTCGAGAACGAGGGATATCCGGTCTGGCGAGCGATGGATCTCGACAAGTTACTATGTATGTACATACTCCTCTAGTCTCCTTCTTTGCCCCAAGTACGAGGTACTCCATAGACAGGTGGAAGTGGTGGCATATCCGTACCTCTCAGGCGAGGACTGGATCTAGATGAAGCCAGAACCCGGCCTGCTACGGCGTGTTCACCCCATTGAAAGAGGCCCATTGAAGAGGCCCTGTCCCATTCATATCCGGCCGCATCACCTCTTAGCCTATAATCTGTTTGCCAATACCAGTTCGTTTTGCGACTTTTGCGACGATTCTGGGACCTCTAAAGCTCTTGGGTTCTCGTCGGCCCGCTCTTCAGAGTGGTTTTGCGCGGGGATCCAGGCTTGATGGCGACCGCAAATAAGGGCCCCTCCTCCCCTCTCTATTAGACTGCTTCGCAAGTTATCCCCATCCGCTCATCTGCGGCCTGCTGATTCTTATCGTACATCCGAGTCATCAACCCAGAAGACGTCGTCGTGATGTGGCGGGCCAGCGCAGATAGCTGGGAATTTTGAGAGGCCAAGTGGTAATGAGGCAGTGAGGCTCTAAGCTCTCTGCAAATGAGAGGGCagaaaagggaaaaaagtTCTCCTGCGAGCGGGGGCGTTGCGAGAAGACGGGCAGAAATGGGggcagtttttaataatgaCAAGGCGACAAGACGGGACGGTCTAGCCGACTTTTACTGGACTTGTCAAAGTGTCAATTTGGCTTCTGCCATCGAACGATGTTAATCTTTGTCGCCTGCTTTGCTGGGGTTCTAGACACACCAAAAAGACTCAATTGCGTAGGAAGTTCCGCATTACGCACACAACACAGTAGTAGACTTTCGGGAAGAGAAACTTTCCAACTG
Proteins encoded in this region:
- a CDS encoding major facilitator superfamily transporter gives rise to the protein MGLFQWGEHAVAGRVLASSRSSPRLRGTDMPPLPPVYGVPHRISLVLELEVQVACIGHRGSGPSLPSRGDRGAAPYGSTLLVLSSPPPLLQLFLIIQVPTRYSCSSVVTCGLCGGGSDTILIKNLDYPPIQPSLAFSPAAEACARLDVDHQTTGQLCFWHLLPATDKTRHIYKANMSVDEKNPQDFESSAASSDSRADTGNIDAAWKFLNDHRDAGTDTSSVDMKALRRKIDWRLVPLMFLCYTMQFLDKVILNVSPSTWSSKISLPTTTSLSSSSCLSGVLAFYAAVMGLSKDLKLVGNEFSNIATFLFVGLLCFEVPNSKPYPILFPISPEEKQEKRDSNDVETLETLGGRWRNSNVGETRIIKTRIMSIYFLQMVPAAKWLGLNVILWGTATACGAAAHNYQSLLVSRVFLGIFEATIGPSLMLISAQWYTKSEQAPRFSFWYLGLGLGQILGGAISYSFQHIAPGAGLAGWRIMFVVLGCLTVTIGICTVLFVPDTPMQARWLSDTEKVALLKHVSVNQTGIESRKFRPKQILEALMDPQMYLMVVAVVLLSVSSGVVTTYSATLIRNLGYDSKHAALMNMPSGVVSIFFTLLVGYGIRHTSNRWAWIVACIIPAIIGGALMSFLPVSNRSGCLAGIYLVNAVVAPLTVFYAVSTPPSREMFASQKTVDYMWTAANFGGATKRAFAAAIVSGSFSLGNIIGPQTFQAKDAPEYRPAKIAVMGTQAGCAVVTLALYAYYRYENKRRGAIKQSEDAYMAPENWQSMTDKENKSMHRAHKVPSSYHVFTDDYTLRRPWDSFLVSDELGLTRRYKRHSFSAYMPVTVSGYIYLANGRFRLALRPMLCLPVHPRWTGRGNADWTAYGATVHQVRSYLSCGSLGNLPPTYRRSVKRKEGKKGDKGENPKIHRRSVLTANSNKPSQTQGLYGKGPRDLGLKTHRLPKEWYSPSLLGQIATLASRVYYDI